One genomic region from Glaciimonas sp. PAMC28666 encodes:
- a CDS encoding ATP-binding cassette domain-containing protein, with protein sequence MSKKIVALGLLGVVALGVFPLVFHNPYYIHLAETILIYAILLFGLDIVVGYTGQVSLGHAGLFGIGSYTTGVLVFKLGWPFLLAAPASLVVTSLFGALMALPALRVTGPYLAMVTLAFGTITGILINEMSFLTDGPMGIKLNKPSFWGYKLDEVQYFYLVAVLMVLSLIVVHRILKSHLGRAFEALRDSPIASDCMGVSVYRYKVYAFVISAALAGLAGSLYAYSEEYISPNTYNFELTILFLLAVIMGGRKSRVGSLIGALIVVMLPSLLSDIALFRDIATVIAVAGVGSGAFLLFKKRKTARELAVPVFATVGLAIFAYRLENITDWRLTIFGLMTLFVVYYLQDGIVGFVRGIFVKKGIAARKQGTVVTVPDSIWAGTTGTVEIGTNLLSAKQLLMQFGGLKALNHVDLNIVKGSVHGLIGPNGSGKSTMMNVLTGIYKPTAGQVEFNGRIISGSTPSAIALGGVARTFQNVQLFGEMTATENVLVGLHHTFRSNVLDVMFSTRRYRDEEKAARVRAASILQFVGLSDLANEEARNLPYGKQRLLEIGRALGLNPELLLLDEPAAGLTAPDIVELIAIIHKIRDHGITIILIEHHMDVVMTISDTVTVLDFGQKIAEGKPAAVQADPAVIEAYLGGSVSDPEVIDHPIPLTSSEAEA encoded by the coding sequence ATGAGCAAAAAAATCGTCGCTTTAGGTTTGCTCGGGGTTGTGGCGTTGGGCGTGTTTCCGCTTGTATTTCATAATCCGTACTACATTCATCTGGCCGAAACCATCCTGATTTACGCCATCCTGTTGTTCGGCCTGGATATTGTGGTGGGGTATACCGGCCAAGTGTCACTTGGCCATGCAGGATTGTTTGGAATCGGTTCGTACACAACGGGGGTATTGGTATTCAAACTGGGCTGGCCGTTTCTGCTGGCTGCACCGGCTAGTCTGGTAGTGACGTCATTATTTGGTGCCCTGATGGCGCTTCCCGCATTGCGGGTCACAGGGCCTTATCTGGCGATGGTGACGCTTGCCTTCGGCACCATCACCGGCATATTGATTAATGAAATGTCATTCCTCACGGATGGTCCAATGGGCATCAAGCTCAACAAGCCTTCGTTCTGGGGTTACAAGCTTGACGAGGTCCAGTATTTTTATCTGGTCGCCGTATTGATGGTGCTGTCGTTAATTGTGGTCCACCGGATTTTGAAATCGCACCTGGGGCGCGCATTCGAGGCACTGCGCGATAGTCCAATTGCGTCCGATTGTATGGGCGTCTCGGTCTATCGCTACAAGGTATACGCCTTTGTCATCAGTGCTGCATTGGCAGGTCTGGCGGGTAGTTTATATGCGTATTCGGAAGAGTATATCTCTCCCAATACCTACAATTTTGAACTCACTATCCTGTTTCTGCTGGCTGTCATTATGGGCGGTCGCAAGAGCCGTGTCGGCTCGCTAATCGGGGCATTGATTGTCGTGATGTTGCCAAGCTTGTTGTCCGACATTGCATTGTTTCGGGATATCGCCACAGTGATCGCAGTGGCGGGAGTTGGATCTGGTGCTTTCTTGCTATTCAAAAAGCGCAAGACCGCACGCGAACTGGCGGTCCCTGTGTTCGCCACCGTCGGCCTGGCGATTTTTGCCTATCGCCTGGAAAATATTACCGATTGGCGTCTGACGATATTTGGATTAATGACATTGTTCGTGGTGTATTACCTGCAGGACGGTATCGTCGGTTTTGTGCGCGGCATCTTTGTCAAAAAAGGGATCGCTGCCCGCAAGCAGGGCACAGTCGTTACTGTCCCCGATAGCATCTGGGCCGGGACTACTGGCACGGTTGAGATCGGCACCAATTTGTTGAGCGCCAAACAATTATTGATGCAGTTCGGCGGCTTGAAAGCATTGAACCACGTTGATTTGAATATCGTTAAAGGTTCAGTGCATGGACTGATCGGTCCTAACGGCTCCGGCAAAAGTACCATGATGAACGTGTTGACCGGTATCTACAAACCGACTGCCGGCCAGGTTGAGTTCAATGGCCGGATAATTTCCGGTTCGACGCCGTCTGCGATTGCCTTGGGTGGAGTTGCGCGCACGTTTCAAAATGTGCAGCTGTTTGGTGAGATGACTGCGACCGAAAATGTCCTGGTTGGCTTGCACCACACTTTCCGTAGCAATGTCCTGGATGTGATGTTCAGTACCCGCCGCTATCGGGACGAAGAAAAAGCAGCGCGAGTTCGCGCCGCCAGCATCTTGCAATTCGTCGGCCTTTCCGATCTGGCAAATGAAGAAGCGCGCAATCTTCCCTACGGCAAGCAGCGTCTGCTTGAGATCGGTCGTGCTCTCGGCTTGAATCCGGAACTGTTGCTATTAGATGAACCGGCCGCTGGTTTGACTGCGCCGGATATTGTTGAGTTGATCGCGATCATTCACAAGATTCGGGATCATGGCATCACCATCATCTTGATTGAGCATCATATGGATGTGGTCATGACAATTTCCGATACCGTCACCGTACTCGATTTCGGGCAGAAAATTGCCGAGGGAAAACCAGCAGCAGTACAGGCTGACCCTGCGGTGATCGAAGCGTACCTCGGCGGCAGCGTGAGCGATCCCGAGGTTATCGATCATCCGATACCATTAACGTCTAGCGAAGCGGAGGCATGA
- a CDS encoding TerC family protein, translating to MDVSNLLAMLGMADWDMAKFFTALLSIVVIDLVLAGDNAIVIAMAARNLPDHLRKKAIIWGTFGAVITRVLMTIAVVWLLKIPGLLLIGGAALLWIAYRLLSDSSGHQIEGSKINSMASALKTIIIADTVMGIDNVLAVAGAAHGSIFLVIIGLLISVPIMVWGSTLALKLIEKFPVTIYIGAAILVYTAVHMIIAEPLIAGFWDSVPWLTYIVYIVAMVIVLGGGWMVSRTNKSAPPAQAK from the coding sequence ATGGATGTTTCAAATTTATTAGCAATGCTGGGCATGGCCGACTGGGATATGGCCAAATTTTTTACGGCGCTCTTGTCGATCGTGGTGATTGATCTGGTTCTGGCCGGGGATAACGCCATCGTGATCGCGATGGCTGCCCGTAACCTTCCTGACCACCTACGGAAAAAGGCCATCATCTGGGGGACTTTCGGTGCGGTTATCACGCGGGTATTAATGACCATTGCGGTCGTCTGGCTATTGAAAATCCCGGGATTGTTGTTAATTGGTGGCGCCGCACTGTTGTGGATTGCCTATCGCCTGTTGAGCGACTCCAGCGGTCATCAAATCGAAGGTAGCAAAATCAATAGCATGGCTTCAGCACTGAAGACCATCATTATTGCTGACACGGTCATGGGGATCGATAATGTGCTGGCCGTTGCCGGTGCAGCGCACGGCAGTATTTTCCTGGTCATTATCGGTCTGCTGATTTCGGTACCGATTATGGTGTGGGGATCGACCTTAGCGTTAAAGCTGATCGAGAAATTTCCCGTTACTATTTATATCGGTGCCGCGATTTTGGTGTACACCGCAGTGCATATGATTATCGCCGAACCGCTGATAGCAGGGTTTTGGGATAGCGTTCCCTGGCTGACATACATTGTGTACATCGTTGCAATGGTTATCGTGTTGGGTGGGGGATGGATGGTGTCAAGAACCAACAAATCAGCCCCGCCGGCACAGGCAAAATAA
- a CDS encoding branched-chain amino acid ABC transporter permease yields the protein MEIFLQLVFSGIALGMIYAVIAFGYQLTFATSGTLNFGQGEALMLGALVGLSLVGNIHGGPYLNYWLMIPIVIVFGALQGVVVEWIGVRPAIKIKSEFGWIMSTIALAIIFRNVAENIWGKDDLTFPTPLSATPFQVFGASVQPMQIVVVLGALGMMLAVELFNRKSIYGKAVVATANDRDAAGLMGINTSMVITFSYALSSATAAFAGVLVAPLTLTGATMGAALGLKAFAVAIIGGLTSGMGAVVGGLILGIAETLTGFYVSTGYKEVPGLVLLLLVLAVKPAGLFGKTAIKKV from the coding sequence ATGGAAATCTTTCTCCAGCTCGTTTTTAGCGGTATCGCGTTAGGCATGATCTACGCGGTCATTGCTTTCGGTTATCAACTTACTTTTGCTACTTCCGGCACCCTCAATTTTGGACAGGGCGAAGCATTGATGCTCGGTGCGCTGGTCGGGTTAAGTCTGGTCGGGAATATTCATGGTGGCCCCTATTTAAATTACTGGCTAATGATCCCCATAGTGATCGTGTTCGGTGCGTTGCAAGGCGTCGTGGTTGAGTGGATCGGCGTGCGCCCGGCAATCAAAATCAAATCGGAGTTTGGTTGGATCATGTCCACCATCGCTCTGGCAATCATCTTCAGAAATGTAGCTGAAAACATCTGGGGAAAGGACGATCTGACCTTTCCGACGCCGTTGAGCGCCACGCCATTTCAGGTATTTGGAGCAAGCGTGCAACCGATGCAAATCGTAGTGGTGCTAGGCGCATTGGGGATGATGCTGGCCGTTGAGTTGTTTAACCGCAAATCGATCTATGGCAAAGCAGTTGTTGCTACCGCCAATGATCGGGATGCAGCCGGGCTGATGGGTATCAACACCAGCATGGTCATTACATTCTCCTACGCATTATCGTCCGCGACGGCGGCATTCGCAGGCGTGCTGGTTGCGCCGTTGACGTTGACCGGTGCAACGATGGGCGCCGCATTGGGATTGAAAGCATTTGCGGTCGCCATTATTGGTGGTTTGACCTCCGGTATGGGTGCTGTCGTCGGTGGCCTTATTTTGGGTATCGCTGAGACATTGACAGGTTTTTATGTCTCGACCGGGTACAAAGAGGTACCAGGACTTGTCTTGCTACTTCTGGTGCTGGCGGTTAAACCAGCCGGCTTGTTTGGCAAAACCGCCATCAAGAAGGTGTAA
- a CDS encoding cryptochrome/photolyase family protein encodes MTKKPTIRLVLGDQLNALHSWFRQPRDDVHIIMMEIRQETDYVHHHAQKIIAIFAGMRDFARQLTEAGHQVHYLTIDDPANLQSLPANLDQLILHYHAKAFEYQEPDEWRLDRQLADYVQQQSIACQMVDSEHFYTRREEAAELFGGRKKWLMEHFYRQMRIKHGVLLEADGKPVGGQWNYDHDNRKSWPGLPSEPADGRVTHDHSTLWETIEAAGVQSFGRPNAAQFPWPLNRSEALQQLDGFIADALPYFGQFQDAMSSKAWRLFHSMLSFALNTKMLVPAEVVAKAVAAWRAEAVPLAAAEGFIRQILGWREYVRGMYWTHMPNYAAQNVFAHERPLPIWFWTGQTNMRCLSLAITQSLEQAHAHHIQRLMVIGNFALLAGLNPVEVHHWYLGIYIDAFEWVELPNTLGMSQFADGGLLATKPYVSSAAYIDRMSDYCKGCYYDKKLRVGERACPYNALYWDFFARNEKQLGSNPRLGMVYQQLRKMEVTAYNAMQAQAADSLDRLDTL; translated from the coding sequence ATGACTAAAAAGCCGACCATCAGACTGGTTCTCGGTGACCAGCTCAATGCGTTGCACAGTTGGTTCAGACAACCGCGTGATGATGTCCACATCATCATGATGGAAATTAGGCAAGAAACGGATTATGTACACCATCACGCGCAAAAAATCATCGCCATCTTCGCGGGTATGCGGGACTTCGCCAGACAACTGACCGAAGCTGGGCACCAGGTCCATTATCTGACAATTGACGATCCTGCCAACCTGCAATCATTGCCCGCAAATCTGGACCAGCTGATTCTCCACTATCACGCTAAAGCGTTCGAGTATCAGGAGCCGGACGAATGGCGTCTTGATCGGCAACTGGCAGACTACGTTCAGCAGCAATCAATCGCGTGTCAAATGGTGGATAGTGAACATTTCTATACGCGCCGTGAAGAGGCGGCTGAACTGTTCGGCGGACGTAAAAAATGGCTGATGGAGCATTTTTATCGACAGATGCGGATCAAACACGGCGTACTGCTGGAAGCCGATGGCAAGCCAGTGGGTGGTCAGTGGAATTATGACCACGATAATCGTAAATCGTGGCCGGGGCTGCCTTCCGAACCCGCGGATGGCCGTGTCACCCATGATCATTCGACGCTATGGGAAACGATCGAAGCGGCTGGCGTCCAGAGTTTCGGTCGTCCCAATGCTGCGCAATTTCCGTGGCCGTTGAATAGGTCGGAGGCATTGCAACAACTGGACGGGTTTATAGCTGACGCGCTTCCGTATTTCGGCCAATTTCAGGATGCCATGAGCAGCAAAGCCTGGCGCTTATTCCATTCCATGCTGTCGTTCGCGCTCAATACCAAAATGCTGGTACCCGCGGAGGTAGTAGCGAAGGCGGTTGCCGCCTGGCGTGCTGAGGCGGTCCCGCTAGCTGCTGCCGAAGGCTTTATCCGGCAAATTTTGGGTTGGCGTGAATACGTGCGCGGCATGTATTGGACTCACATGCCAAATTATGCGGCGCAAAATGTATTTGCGCATGAGCGCCCGTTGCCAATATGGTTTTGGACCGGGCAGACAAACATGCGCTGTCTTTCGCTGGCCATTACGCAATCTCTGGAACAGGCGCACGCCCATCATATCCAGCGCTTGATGGTGATCGGAAATTTTGCCTTGCTAGCCGGATTGAATCCGGTTGAGGTCCATCACTGGTATCTCGGCATTTACATTGATGCGTTTGAGTGGGTGGAGTTGCCGAACACATTGGGCATGAGTCAATTTGCCGACGGCGGCCTGTTGGCGACCAAGCCGTACGTGTCGAGCGCGGCCTATATCGATCGGATGAGCGATTACTGCAAAGGATGTTATTACGATAAAAAACTTCGCGTGGGCGAACGCGCTTGTCCGTATAACGCACTTTACTGGGACTTTTTTGCGCGCAATGAAAAGCAGCTTGGGAGCAACCCGCGTCTTGGCATGGTGTATCAGCAATTGCGAAAAATGGAGGTGACGGCCTATAACGCTATGCAGGCGCAGGCGGCGGACTCGCTGGATCGTTTGGATACACTTTAA
- a CDS encoding ABC transporter substrate-binding protein yields the protein MAYKTNVFVAAALLTWSVAGITSAVAADPIKIGVTGPFTGGSAPMGVSMRDGVKLAVAEINAKGGLLGRQLQLVERDDEAKNERGVQVAQELINKEKVVATVGFANTGVALASQRFYQEAKIPVMNSVATGSIITKQFVAPENKDNYIFRTSANDTIQSKMIVDEAVVRQKYTKVAILADSTNYGQLGREDLEKALAASGIKPVAEEKYNLKDVDMTAQLLKAKQGGAQVVLTYGIGPELAQIANGMQKINWTVPIIGSWPLSMGNFIDNAGKNGDGARMPQTFIQDGNTPVRKSFIQAYQKAYKVDRMPSAVSAAQGYDSIYLLAAAIKQAGSTDGPKVREALENLKAPVEGVITTYNKPYSHDDHEAIKPGMVTIGVVKDGRVVLAK from the coding sequence ATGGCATATAAAACTAACGTATTCGTCGCTGCAGCTTTACTAACGTGGTCGGTCGCCGGAATCACTTCCGCTGTTGCCGCAGACCCCATCAAAATTGGCGTCACCGGACCATTTACCGGCGGCTCAGCACCGATGGGCGTCTCTATGCGTGACGGCGTTAAACTGGCGGTCGCAGAAATCAATGCTAAAGGTGGTCTTTTGGGTCGCCAGTTGCAATTGGTTGAGCGCGATGACGAAGCGAAAAACGAGCGCGGCGTGCAGGTAGCGCAAGAATTGATCAATAAAGAGAAAGTTGTAGCTACGGTGGGTTTCGCCAATACTGGCGTCGCCCTGGCATCCCAACGCTTCTACCAGGAAGCAAAAATCCCGGTCATGAATAGCGTGGCGACCGGTTCAATTATCACCAAGCAATTTGTTGCCCCGGAAAACAAAGACAATTATATTTTCCGTACCTCTGCAAATGACACCATTCAATCAAAAATGATCGTAGACGAAGCTGTTGTACGTCAAAAGTACACCAAGGTGGCGATCCTTGCAGATTCAACGAATTACGGTCAACTTGGTCGCGAAGATCTGGAAAAGGCACTCGCGGCGAGTGGTATCAAGCCGGTGGCTGAAGAAAAGTACAATCTAAAAGATGTCGACATGACGGCACAACTACTCAAGGCCAAGCAGGGCGGTGCGCAAGTCGTATTGACCTACGGTATTGGTCCTGAGTTGGCGCAGATTGCAAACGGCATGCAAAAAATCAATTGGACGGTGCCAATTATCGGTAGCTGGCCGTTGTCGATGGGTAACTTTATCGATAACGCTGGCAAAAACGGCGACGGTGCGCGCATGCCGCAAACTTTCATCCAAGATGGCAATACGCCTGTGCGGAAAAGCTTTATTCAAGCTTATCAAAAAGCTTATAAAGTAGACCGGATGCCATCCGCCGTCTCCGCAGCCCAAGGTTACGACTCAATCTATTTGCTTGCTGCTGCGATCAAACAGGCTGGTTCCACCGATGGCCCAAAAGTACGTGAAGCATTGGAAAACCTCAAAGCGCCCGTGGAAGGCGTCATCACCACCTACAATAAACCTTACAGTCATGATGACCACGAGGCGATTAAGCCAGGCATGGTTACGATTGGCGTTGTTAAGGATGGCCGTGTCGTTCTAGCTAAGTAA
- a CDS encoding cold-shock protein codes for MATGIVKWFNDSKGFGFITPDEGGEDLFAHFSAIQSNGFKSLQENQKVSFEVTAGPKGKQASNIQAI; via the coding sequence ATGGCAACTGGTATTGTAAAATGGTTCAATGATTCAAAAGGTTTTGGTTTTATTACTCCTGATGAAGGCGGTGAAGATCTGTTCGCACATTTCTCCGCAATCCAATCTAACGGCTTCAAGTCGTTGCAAGAAAACCAAAAGGTTTCTTTCGAAGTTACTGCTGGCCCTAAGGGTAAGCAAGCTTCGAACATTCAAGCTATCTAA
- a CDS encoding bile acid:sodium symporter family protein, with amino-acid sequence MVRPRFLPDNFTLMLVSTVLIASVLPAQGVVAHGFDLLTTFAIGLLFFLHGAKLSREAAIEGAMHWRLHLTVLAFSFILFPLLGLIFKPIFLPLVTPDLYLGILFLCTLPSTVQSSIAFTSVARGNVPAAVCSASASNLIGIFLTPVLVGLIVVAHGQAQGSFGSIMNIVYQLLLPFIAGQIARRWIGGWVDKHKALLKFVDQGSILLVVYTAFSEAVVQGLWSQLPAISLLGLLAVLVVLLFVMLAIATFLSRRLGFNKEDEITIVFCGSKKSLASGIPMANVLFASHTVGMVVLPLMLFHQIQLMVCAVLAKRYAARSRVMAAPMIMKNDSPKTTDSPSV; translated from the coding sequence ATGGTTCGTCCCCGGTTTTTGCCAGACAATTTTACGCTCATGCTCGTCTCGACCGTGCTTATCGCAAGTGTTTTGCCTGCTCAGGGAGTCGTTGCGCACGGATTCGATTTGTTGACGACGTTTGCCATCGGCTTATTGTTTTTCCTGCACGGCGCAAAATTGTCGCGGGAGGCCGCGATTGAGGGCGCGATGCACTGGCGGCTGCACCTTACGGTATTAGCATTTAGTTTTATTTTGTTTCCCTTGCTGGGATTGATATTCAAACCAATTTTTCTGCCGTTGGTCACCCCGGATTTATATCTCGGTATTTTATTTTTATGCACGCTGCCATCAACGGTGCAATCCTCGATTGCCTTCACCTCCGTCGCCCGCGGGAATGTTCCGGCAGCCGTGTGTAGCGCCTCTGCTTCGAATCTCATCGGTATATTTCTCACCCCGGTTCTAGTTGGTTTGATCGTGGTGGCGCACGGTCAGGCGCAGGGTTCGTTTGGTTCGATTATGAATATCGTCTATCAATTACTATTGCCCTTCATTGCTGGGCAGATCGCGCGGCGCTGGATTGGCGGCTGGGTCGATAAACATAAAGCATTACTGAAGTTTGTAGATCAGGGTTCAATATTGTTAGTGGTCTATACCGCCTTTAGCGAAGCCGTCGTGCAGGGATTATGGTCACAACTGCCAGCCATTTCATTGCTTGGTTTGTTGGCCGTTTTAGTGGTGTTGTTGTTCGTCATGTTAGCCATTGCGACGTTCTTAAGTCGGCGTTTGGGCTTCAATAAGGAAGACGAGATCACCATTGTATTTTGTGGCTCGAAGAAAAGTCTGGCCAGCGGAATACCGATGGCGAACGTGCTGTTCGCCAGCCACACGGTGGGTATGGTGGTATTGCCGCTGATGCTGTTCCATCAAATACAGTTAATGGTTTGCGCAGTTCTGGCCAAGCGTTACGCTGCTCGGTCACGCGTCATGGCGGCGCCAATGATCATGAAGAACGACTCACCAAAAACCACGGACTCACCATCCGTCTGA
- a CDS encoding NADP(H)-dependent aldo-keto reductase yields the protein MEYRELGQTNLKVSQITLGTMTWGEQNNEPEAHAQIDMALEYGVNLIDVAEMYPVPPRPETQGSTEQYLGSWLKKSGKRDQVMIATKATGPARKPHNPRHIRGGINNFDRKGLTEALNGSLERLQTDYVDLYQLHWPDRSVNCFGTLNYAHISDEDTVPIEETLTILADFIRAGKVRHIGVSNETPWGIAQFIRAAEKFDLPRIVTVQNPYSLLNRTFEIGHSEFSYREQIGLLAYSPLAFGVLSGKYLEGARPAGGRLSLFERFTRYTNPQVDRVAGDYIALAKKHAIDPAQMALAFVTSRGFVTSNIIGATTLPQLQSNLDSINLTLSDEILAEIEAIHTRQPNPAP from the coding sequence ATGGAATATCGCGAACTTGGGCAAACCAATCTCAAAGTAAGTCAGATCACGCTCGGAACGATGACGTGGGGAGAGCAGAACAATGAGCCAGAAGCGCATGCCCAGATTGATATGGCGCTGGAATATGGCGTGAATCTGATCGACGTGGCCGAAATGTATCCTGTCCCACCACGGCCTGAGACGCAAGGCTCGACGGAACAGTATTTGGGCAGCTGGCTAAAAAAATCCGGTAAGCGCGATCAAGTCATGATCGCAACCAAAGCTACCGGCCCTGCGCGCAAGCCCCACAATCCGCGTCACATCCGCGGCGGCATCAATAATTTTGATCGAAAAGGTTTAACCGAGGCGCTGAACGGCAGCCTGGAGCGCCTGCAAACAGATTACGTCGATCTCTACCAATTACATTGGCCCGATCGCAGCGTAAACTGTTTCGGCACGTTGAATTACGCCCATATTTCTGATGAAGATACCGTTCCGATTGAGGAGACATTAACCATCCTTGCCGATTTTATACGGGCTGGTAAGGTGCGTCACATCGGCGTTTCCAATGAGACGCCATGGGGAATTGCGCAATTTATTCGCGCTGCGGAAAAATTTGATTTGCCACGCATTGTGACGGTTCAAAATCCCTACAGTTTGCTTAACCGCACTTTTGAAATTGGACATTCCGAATTTTCTTATCGCGAGCAGATTGGGTTGCTGGCCTATTCACCGCTGGCTTTTGGTGTTTTATCCGGAAAGTATCTGGAAGGCGCGCGGCCTGCTGGCGGCCGTTTGAGCCTGTTTGAACGATTCACCCGCTATACCAATCCGCAGGTTGACCGCGTCGCGGGCGATTATATTGCACTGGCAAAAAAACACGCTATTGATCCAGCACAAATGGCTTTGGCATTTGTTACCAGCCGAGGTTTTGTCACTAGCAACATCATCGGTGCCACCACGTTACCCCAATTGCAAAGCAATCTGGATAGTATAAATCTTACGTTAAGTGACGAGATTCTGGCGGAAATTGAAGCGATACACACCCGCCAGCCCAATCCAGCGCCTTAA
- a CDS encoding MFS transporter: protein MSANTETQPSPTSEAESDSVLSHLPFSLFWRARVASTVANQMQIVAVGWQVYQMTGSAFDLGIVGLVQFLPALFLALVVGHVADRYDRRQVARICLFIEGIAAAVLGLGSIQGWLSKEAIFVIVFVIGATRAFESPTMQALVPGLVPARLLPRAVAWAASATQTAVIIGPALGGFIYALGASAVYAISSVAFIMASVLVNRIRIETVLPKREPATLTSLFAGIAFIKSRPAVLGAISLDLFAVLLGGATALLPIFAHDILATGPLGLGLLRSAPAVGALSVGLYLTRRPLTRRVGRSMFIAVAIFGIATVVFALSRSMTLSLVALAVLGASDMISVVVRSSFVQLETPDAMRGRVSAVNSVFVGTSNQLGEFESGLTASWVGPVAAVLIGGIGTIIVVGLWIKLFPELFKVDRLSSPATPPTGPAPP from the coding sequence ATGTCAGCCAATACCGAGACGCAACCCTCCCCCACTTCCGAAGCTGAATCTGATTCAGTCTTGAGCCATCTGCCTTTTTCACTGTTCTGGCGCGCGCGCGTGGCTTCTACCGTAGCGAACCAGATGCAGATCGTGGCAGTAGGTTGGCAAGTCTACCAAATGACCGGGAGCGCCTTTGATCTGGGTATCGTCGGATTGGTACAATTTCTTCCGGCGTTATTTCTGGCGCTCGTTGTCGGTCATGTCGCCGACCGCTATGATCGCCGCCAAGTCGCCCGCATTTGTCTGTTTATTGAAGGCATCGCGGCCGCGGTACTAGGCCTTGGGAGCATTCAGGGCTGGCTCTCGAAGGAGGCAATCTTCGTCATAGTCTTCGTTATCGGCGCCACGCGCGCATTTGAATCCCCCACCATGCAAGCGCTGGTACCAGGCCTGGTTCCAGCCAGGTTACTGCCACGTGCGGTGGCCTGGGCAGCTTCCGCGACGCAAACCGCTGTCATTATTGGCCCTGCACTGGGCGGATTTATTTATGCCCTGGGAGCCAGTGCCGTGTATGCCATCAGCAGCGTAGCGTTCATTATGGCCAGCGTATTAGTCAATCGCATTCGGATTGAAACGGTCTTACCAAAACGTGAACCGGCGACCTTGACATCGCTTTTTGCAGGCATCGCTTTCATCAAAAGCCGCCCTGCCGTTCTGGGGGCTATTTCCCTGGACTTATTCGCGGTATTACTGGGCGGAGCAACAGCGTTGCTCCCGATCTTTGCGCATGACATACTGGCCACCGGCCCGCTCGGGCTGGGCCTTCTGCGCTCGGCACCCGCCGTCGGCGCATTATCCGTCGGTTTATATTTAACCCGTCGCCCATTAACCAGACGCGTTGGTCGCAGCATGTTCATCGCCGTCGCTATCTTCGGCATCGCCACTGTCGTGTTTGCATTGTCGCGCTCCATGACCCTCTCGCTTGTGGCGTTAGCGGTGCTGGGTGCCTCCGATATGATTAGCGTGGTCGTGCGCTCGTCATTTGTTCAATTAGAAACCCCGGATGCCATGCGTGGTCGGGTAAGCGCTGTCAACTCGGTTTTCGTGGGCACATCCAACCAGCTGGGCGAGTTTGAATCCGGACTGACTGCATCATGGGTCGGCCCGGTGGCGGCCGTGCTGATCGGTGGGATCGGCACCATTATTGTTGTAGGGTTGTGGATTAAATTGTTCCCGGAATTATTCAAAGTTGATCGACTCAGTAGTCCCGCAACGCCACCAACCGGACCTGCGCCGCCGTGA
- a CDS encoding ABC transporter ATP-binding protein, producing MLSISNLHAAYGKVEVLHGISLEVPKGKVVTLVGSNGAGKTTTMRAISGMLKPRLGTITLGGKDVTGLDSHKIARAGLAHSPEGRRVFATMSVTDNLLLGAFPRFTKARPRGDIAHDLEKALELFPRLKERQTQLAGTLSGGEQQMLAMARAVMLNPEVILLDEPSMGLAPILVDEVFRIIMRLKEQGITMLLVEQFAAAALNVADYGYVLENGRISVHGPAEKLRNDPAVQAAYLGGGQH from the coding sequence ATGCTGTCAATTTCCAATCTACACGCCGCTTACGGCAAAGTTGAAGTCTTACACGGTATTTCTCTAGAGGTGCCTAAGGGGAAAGTAGTCACGCTGGTCGGCTCCAACGGAGCCGGCAAGACCACCACCATGCGCGCTATCTCAGGCATGCTTAAACCACGTTTGGGAACTATCACGTTAGGTGGCAAGGATGTTACCGGACTCGATTCGCATAAAATTGCACGTGCCGGTCTAGCGCATTCGCCTGAGGGGCGACGCGTGTTTGCGACCATGAGCGTGACGGATAATTTGCTATTGGGCGCGTTTCCGCGTTTCACGAAAGCCCGACCACGCGGCGATATTGCGCACGATCTCGAGAAGGCGCTGGAGCTTTTTCCACGCCTGAAAGAAAGACAGACGCAGCTGGCGGGTACGTTGTCCGGTGGCGAGCAGCAGATGCTCGCGATGGCGCGCGCAGTCATGCTTAATCCGGAAGTGATTTTACTCGATGAGCCATCCATGGGGCTTGCCCCCATTTTAGTGGATGAGGTGTTTCGCATCATCATGCGTCTGAAGGAGCAGGGCATCACTATGTTGCTGGTGGAGCAGTTTGCTGCAGCTGCTTTGAACGTAGCGGACTATGGCTATGTGTTGGAGAATGGTCGTATTTCCGTCCACGGCCCGGCCGAAAAATTACGGAACGATCCAGCAGTGCAAGCCGCTTATCTGGGCGGTGGTCAACACTGA